ACGTCTTCCGCAAAAATAACTTCTTTGTCAATCAGTAACTGTGTCAGTTCGCTGTGACCTTCCTTATGTTCGGACAAAATTTGCTTGGCACGTTCATACTGCTCGTTCACCATCTTCTTGACTTCTTCGTCAATGAGTTCGGCGGTCTTTTCGCTATATGGACGGTTGAAAGAATATTCTTCATTATTATAATAACACAGGTTCGGCAACTTGTCGCTCATACCTAAATAAGCAATCATGCCATATGCCTGTTTCGTCACTCTCTCCAAGTCGTTCATGGCACCCGTAGAGATACGGCCCATAAATAAATCTTCAGCCGCACGTCCGCCAAGAGTCGCGCACATCTCGTCAAGCATCTGTTCCTTAGTTGTAATCTGACGCTCTTCCGGCAGATACCAGGCAGCGCCCAGCGCACGTCCGCGAGGAACGATCGTTACCTTAATCAGCGGATTGGCATATTCCAACAACCAGGAGATAGAAGCGTGGCCAGCTTCATGCAGGGCAATAGAACGTCTTTCGGCTTCCGTCGTAATCTTAGTTTTCTTTTCCAGACCACCGATGATACGGTCGACAGCGTCAAGGAAATCCTGCTTACCTACGAACTTCTTACCGTGGCGGGCTGCAATCAATGCCGCTTCGTTGCAGACATTGGCAATATCCGCACCGGAGAATCCCGGAGTTTGGCGTGACAGTAAATCTACGTCCACTGTATCATCTATCTTAATCGGGCGCAAATGTACGCCAAATACTTCTTTACGTTCGTTCAGGTCGGGCAGGTCTACATGTATCTGACGGTCGAAACGTCCGGCACGAAGCAACGCCTTATCCAATACGTCTACACGGTTGGTCGCTGCCAGAATGATAACACCACTGTTGGAACCGAAACCGTCCATCTCTGTCAGCAACTGGTTCAACGTGTTCTCACGTTCGTCATTTCCACCCATTGCAGGATTCTTTCCACGTGCACGTCCCACGGCATCAATCTCATCAATAAAGACGATACAGGGAGCCTTTTCCTTTGCCTGCTTGAACAAGTCGCGGACACGGGATGCACCTACACCCACGAACATTTCCACGAAGTCAGAACCCGCCAAAGAGAAGAAAGGCACATTCGCTTCGCCGGCAACAGCTTTGGCAAGCAACGTCTTACCGGTTCCCGGAGGGCCTACCAGCAATGCGCCCTTAGGAATTTTACCACCCAGGTCTGTATATTTCTGCGGTTCTTTCAGGAACTCTACAATTTCTTCCACTTCCTGCTTGGCTTCTGCCAAACCTGCCACATCCTTGAATGTGATTTTGATAGAACCACCTTTTTCAAAAAGTTGTGCTTTTGATTTTCCTACGTTGAACACACCGCCGGGGCCACCGCTGCCGCCACCGCTCATGCGGCGCATGAAGAATATCCATAAGGCAACCAGCAATACAAGAGGAAGTATCTGAATCAGGATAGCAGGGAATATATCCGATTTGGGCGGATAATCCGATGTACCGTCAAAGTGTCCGGCTTCTTTTTCTGCCTGCAAGAATTCTTCCAGCTTATCGGTAGATGGCGCCCTACTCGTAATGATGGGGTTGCGTCCTACCTTCGTAGAGTCTGCGCCAAACACTGCACCTACGGCAGTAGGTTTCAGATACGCTTCGATAGACTTATCTTCATAGCCCAACACCTTGCTGACATATCCTTTTTTAACGTAATCCTGTAACTCGCTGTAAGTAACAGCTTTGCTTCCAGCACCCTTTGAATCACTGCCCCACCAGAGGCCGAGAAGCATCAGGGCAATAATCATATACATCCAGTTCAGATTGAACTTCGGCAAATTAACCTTATTGTTAGGTTTATTACCATTGTTATTATTGCTATTATTATTGTCCATAATCGTAAATTAGTCTAAATCAGGGATTTGAGTAAGCTTGGCATCCGCCCAAAGGTGTTCTAGATTGTAGAAACCTCTGACTTCCGGCAGAAAGACATGTACCAATACATCAGAATAGTCCATGGCAACCCATTCTGCATTCCGAAGTCCGTCAATTGCA
The DNA window shown above is from Bacteroides faecium and carries:
- the ftsH gene encoding ATP-dependent zinc metalloprotease FtsH, which encodes MDNNNSNNNNGNKPNNKVNLPKFNLNWMYMIIALMLLGLWWGSDSKGAGSKAVTYSELQDYVKKGYVSKVLGYEDKSIEAYLKPTAVGAVFGADSTKVGRNPIITSRAPSTDKLEEFLQAEKEAGHFDGTSDYPPKSDIFPAILIQILPLVLLVALWIFFMRRMSGGGSGGPGGVFNVGKSKAQLFEKGGSIKITFKDVAGLAEAKQEVEEIVEFLKEPQKYTDLGGKIPKGALLVGPPGTGKTLLAKAVAGEANVPFFSLAGSDFVEMFVGVGASRVRDLFKQAKEKAPCIVFIDEIDAVGRARGKNPAMGGNDERENTLNQLLTEMDGFGSNSGVIILAATNRVDVLDKALLRAGRFDRQIHVDLPDLNERKEVFGVHLRPIKIDDTVDVDLLSRQTPGFSGADIANVCNEAALIAARHGKKFVGKQDFLDAVDRIIGGLEKKTKITTEAERRSIALHEAGHASISWLLEYANPLIKVTIVPRGRALGAAWYLPEERQITTKEQMLDEMCATLGGRAAEDLFMGRISTGAMNDLERVTKQAYGMIAYLGMSDKLPNLCYYNNEEYSFNRPYSEKTAELIDEEVKKMVNEQYERAKQILSEHKEGHSELTQLLIDKEVIFAEDVERIFGKRPWASRSEEIMAAKESQDAAKAERELAEKLKGEEKEIKEEEAENTAEEKAAATGTKVTAEGTKVTVERHSSTETETNEEK